The DNA sequence CttaccaaaaaattttattagatcagcaacaccaaattttaattttatttcacaaaTTTACTGTTATAACCGCCACGGGTCTGAAACTTTGCAAATACTAAACTACAAACTTCGTGCTCAAGCGGCAACCAGCGATGTGCATGTAACCGGGCCATATTTGAAATTACAGCAGGTGGTCCATCATAGGCAGGGGTCCAACATAGGCACACTTCCCCTAATAAAATAGTACAATAATAATATCGTCGGTGATGTGGCAATATCTCCTATCCTGCCTTCACCTAACCTTTCCAGGAGAGACAAAAAACTTTAtaagtataaaattttaatatatttttatatgtttcaccaactcgatgggaatgtctccaggcccgggtgtttttccatttttcatttgtttcaattcttttttcagttcttctttggttatcttatgcacctctgagtttccTGTCATtaagatatggtcaggtctttccataaattcgtgcctactttctgttaatagcgtttcgtaatatttttcccactttttattttgaatcaggtttatcttttctttcttttctaatactttttatgaatttccaagcttgtgtcactttggttcctcctaagcatcatTGCTATCACTATTATTAGACTGGGACTGACGACATCGAGGAATATACTCATTATCGGAATCAATTGCCAGGTCACCGacaatatacatataataatataaatatatagaatTTACACATTTTTAAACGCCTTGATCATTGTTAAGCCTAATTCGGACTATGCTAGTATTTTAGTCAAGTTGCGAGTAGGGGAACGATGGGTAATTAcgaacacttcttcttcttaaagtgcctatccgttccggacgttggcgatcatcacggctatcttcactttgcttattgcagcgcggaacagttcagtggtagtcgtgttataccactttcgcaaattttgaagccaggaaatgcgtcttcttcccggtcctctcttaccatttactttcccttggagaatcagctggagaaggccgtaacgttcttgatttctcattacatgacctagatattccaactttttagttttgacggtcatgagaatttcacattctttccccattctacgcaggacctccacattagtaactctgtcaacccaggatatacgtaagatgcgcctataacaccacatttcgaaagcttcgagccgattcatagatgcaacagtcagtgtccatgcttccattccgtagagcagaactgtgaatatgtagcagttcaatagacggcattttgtttttaatcatTAAAAAACGAACACTTAaggaaaataattgtttatttgaattataaaaatgttgaaaactcGGAAACTACTACAGAGTGGCTAACAGTAATacagctattaatttttgttattggaaaatcaaaaataaaaactttaataataaaaaaactcaattaaaaattttcacgAAGTGTTCGCTGTTACCCGAAATGTCGGGTAATAATAAACATGAGAAGGGTAATGGCAAACAGTATTACCTATTAACAAAAATCACATTTATAGTTGTCCGATGTGTCTGAGCCGCTGCATAATTTATGCACCCATCCACTACATAAAATGCAACGGAACCAAATTTCGCTTTTCCCGAACTCACCACAAATTAAACAAGATTCTCCTTCATTACAATCGTCGGTATTAATATCGTCATTGTCATCAGATTCATCATCTTTATATGATGTCGAATCTTCCTCTTCGCTTGAAGATTGTAGTACTTTTCTCTTtgcagttttatttttcttttttaaaaatttttgtttttcaatttctttttccattttttgtttccttCTAAGCTCCTTTTGTTCGAGTTCTAATTTCAAAGGCGTTGAGGTTAATATTTCggatctttgtttttttcttcaaCCCTTCTTCGGAacagatatcttttgtttttctttcggTAAAGGCAAGATATCGCTGACTGAAACATTTTCGGTATTTTCACATATCTGGTTTTCTTTGGAAGGACCTGGTTGGGGTTCCAGTAAATCTTCTTGAATAGTttgtgaaagaccttcttggctaTTATTTTGTTGAGTTTGATTATCGTTTAAACTGTAAAAGTCTTCTTCATTAAATGTATTTCGGTTGAATGGAAAAATTCCGGTCTTCTCAAAACCGTTTGCAGCTTTGTCTATGCTTGCAACTCTAGTATACGCCTTTGAGAATAAAGTGCTTATATGGCACATTTCAATTTTCTCATAGGGTTATGATTTTAAAAACGAATCACATTCAACGTCATATGCTCGCTTCAATGATGAGAAAAAGCTAACGTCTAGTGGTTGCAGACGATGCGAGGTATGTGGAGGTATtgacagcataatgataccattttctttgcaaaaattataaattgcAATAGAGCAATGACTGGAGTAATTGTCTAGCACCAGTAAAATGGGATCATCTCTTGTAGGTTTATTGGTTTTCGCAAAATGTTGAATCCAAAACAGGAACACTTCTTCGTTCATCCAACCGCTTTTTGAACAGGAGTACTAAGAACCTGGATGCCCATCCTTTTCTAAAGCAGGATTTCTTCTTAGTCTTGGATAAATGAATAGTGGAGGTGTAAAAGATCCGCTGGCACTCATACAACAGCATACCGTCACGTTCTTGCCTCTTTCTCCACTTGTAACGGCTCCAACTTGTTTTTGGCCTCTAGGTCCAATGATCCGATTAGGCCTATTTACGATTGTAATGCCAGTCTCATCGACATTAAATATTCGAGTAGGTGGAAACTTGTATTCATCGTACAGCTTACCCAAATTGTCATAAAACCTTGAGACTTGATCCTTATTGAAACCTTGAATGTGATTAAGACTTATTGCTTCAGGTTTACGGAAACTTAACTCAGGATGCCTTGACATGAATCCATATAACCAGTCTTTACCTGCTT is a window from the Diabrotica undecimpunctata isolate CICGRU chromosome 10, icDiaUnde3, whole genome shotgun sequence genome containing:
- the LOC140451671 gene encoding uncharacterized protein is translated as MNPAHTSGLFVPALWMSFKRKRSTNKFSWTDDQMKAALKAIEERRYGLREAARQFNIPVTTLQNRVSRGFYKGRLGANTLFSNEQEEEMSRHLLTLSKIFYGLTPNQLRKEAFAYAEKLNLKHSFNREKQEAGKDWLYGFMSRHPELSFRKPEAISLNHIQGFNKDQVSRFYDNLGKLYDEYKFPPTRIFNVDETGITIVNRPNRIIGPRGQKQVGAVTSGERGKNVTVCCCMSASGSFTPPLFIYPRLRRNPALEKDGHPGS